CGCCGGGCGGATTTCAATGACCCCGCCTCGCTGGCAGAGGCCTTTGCCGGCGCGACACGGATCGCGATCATCTCCACAGACGCGATCGATCCGGGCTCTGACCGAGTCGTCCAGCACGCCGCCGCCGTCGAGGCGGCCAAGAAGGCGGGGGCCGAACACCTCGTCTACACATCGCTGCCGGATCCCGAACACTCGAAAATCAGTTTCGCGCCCGACCATCTGGGCTCCGAAAAAGCCGTCATCGCAAGCGGCCTCTCCTACACCATCCTGCGCAACAGCTGGTATCAGGAAAACCTGCTGATGAGCCTGCCGCATGCCTTTTCGCAAGGGGTATGGGCGAGTGCTGCCGGCGACGGCAAGCAATCCTTCATCGGCCACGAGGATTGCGCCCGCGCCATCGCGGCGGCGCTTCTGTCCGACAGCGACGAGAACAGCATTCTGACGCTGAACGACGGTGATAGCCGCACGGTTGAGGACATAGCCGTGCTTGCAAGCGAGATCACCGGCAAGCCGCTGAAGGTCGACCACATCAGCAGCGAGACCCTGCGCGAAGGCCTCGCCGCGGCAGGTCTGCCGCCCTTCGTCATCGACCTTTCCGTCAGCGCCGACGAAAACATCCGCGCCGGCGGCTTCAATATCGTCAATGACGACTTCGAACGGCTTACCGGCAGGAAGCCGCGTTCGTTGCGCGCCTTCTTCGAGGAAAACAAGGCCGCTTTCTAGGGCGTTTGGCAAACCCATCAGCATGCCCGGTTTCGGCCGGGCATGCAGCCGTCGCGCGTTTCAGACGTGTTCCCCGCAGGCGCGGCGGAACCGGCGGACCGTTTCGGCCATGCCGTATTCCAGTGCGTCGGCGGTCAGCCCATGGCCGATCGACACTTCGGCGAGATGCGGAATATGGTTCGCCAGCAGCGGCAGGTTGCCGACCGTCAGGTCGTGTCCCGCATTGACGCCGAGGCCGAGTTCAAGAGCGATAGCAGCGGTTTCGCCGAGCTGCGCGGCAATCGCTTTCTGCTGTTCCGGCCGGTCATAGGCGCCGCCATAAGGCCCTGTATAGAGCTCGATCCGGTCTGCGCCGCTGTCGCGCGCGGCCTCAAGCTGCGCCCTGCCCGAATCGCCATCGGCAAACAGCGAAACGCGGATTCTCTTCTTCTTCAGCCGCGCGACGGTGCGCTTCAGAAGATCGCGACCGGCGATGAAGTCCCAGCCGTGATCGGAGGTCGACTGGGCAGGGTCGTCCGGCACCAGGGTCACCTGCTCCGGCTGGCTTTCCAGACAAAGACCGATGAAATGATCGCTCGGAAAGCCTTCGATATTGAACTCCGCCTGCGGAAACTCGTCATCGATCAGGGCGCGGATAACCGGAAGATCTGAAAAACGGATATGGCGCTGATCGGGCCGGGGATGAACCGTCAGTCCATAGGCGCCGGCGTCAAGCGCGATCCTGCCGAGATGGCGCACGCTCGGCCAGGGCAAATCCCGGCGGTTTCGCAGCTGGGCGATCGCATTGAGGTTGACGGACAGTCTCGCGGCCATTTTCTCCTCCGTTTGTCAGAGGCGCCATTCATATATCCAGCGACGGATTTGCCGAAATGTTTTTTTCGCGATCTTCACCGACCGGCCTGACCCCAGCGACGAAATGTGCTGGACGCAAGCACCACATGCGAAATACATTAGGATTTATTTTCATATAGATATGGAGACTTTCTAACCTGATTTGTGATAATTGCCCCGGATCAGGACGGCCATAAATCCATCCCATGCCGCAGCCGCTCCGGGCGCACGCCCGAAAGACGAACCGGCGCGACCTCTTGCGGCAAGCATTCACGAGACCCGCGAGCGTTCCGTTTCCGCCGACAGCGCCAGCGCGTCAACCAGCATCAGCATGGTCAGCGCCTGGCCATAGGGCGCAGGGATATCGGGAATACGGCGATAGAAGTCGAGCGTGTGGCCCATCGGCGTGCCGTCGGAGACATGAGCCACGATGCCGTCATCGCCGATGCAGCCGAGAACGGCGCGAAACGCCTTGTCGGCAACTGGGCGGAAAGTCCGCGGCAGGATGCCGAGCGAAATGCCTCGGGAGATGCCATAGGCGATGCCGGCAGTCGCCGATGCCTCGATCGGCGCCGAGGGGTCGTCGAGAAGGGTGTAGAAAAAGCCCTCCTCATTCTGCAATTCGGCGAGCGCCGATACCTGAGACGACAGAACATTCGTCAGATAGCGATGCGTTGCCGGCGGCAGGGTCTCCACGATCGAAAACAGTTCGGGAATGGCGATCGTGATCCAGGAATTGCCGCGCGCCCAAAGCGCGTTCGCGAAATTGTGGCGTCCCTTGAAGGTCCAGCCGTGATACCAGAGGCCGCTCTTCGCGTCGCCGAGATAGCGGGTGTGGATCATGAACTGATACACCGCCTCCTCCACCCAGTCGGGCCGGTCGAAGCGCTTGCCGGCGCGCGCCAGGAACAGGCATGTCATGAACAGCGTGTCATCCCACAATTCGCCGTCATTCATCCGCTCCTTGACCACGTGCTGGAAGCCGCCGTCCTCGGTGCGGGCAAGCCCCGTCATCAGCCATTCGGCCCAGTCCTTGACCAGCGCCTCCCATTCGGGCCGGTCGACATCGTCGATCAGGAAGGAGAGCGCCAGCATCGGCGCCGTGGAATTGACCTGGCGCGGCGGCAGGCCGCGCGAAATCTGCCACTCATACCAGTCGGCAAGCGCGCCGATCAGGTCCAGATCGCCGGTCTGGCAGGCATGGCGGTAAAGCCCGTAGACGCCGACTCCGATTTCCCAGTCCCACTCGTCAAACTGGATCGAGAATGTGCCTTCGGTGATCGGCGCTGTTTCGTTGATGCCTCTGATCCGCGAAAGGCCGGTGGCAACGTTTTGAAGATAGCCGAGAAGTTCCTGTCTGTCGTGGTGCATTGTTCTTGTCTTTTCAGTTCGGAGCCGGCACGGCGAAAGCTGTGAGCCAGGCGATTTCAGGCGTTTGCGACTCGGTCGGAAAAGGCGCGTGCCGCCCCTCGACGAAAAGGCCGTCGCGATAATCGAGACGAAGCGCGGGCGTGAGCGGCCCCTCGCAGAAGAGGTTCGGAGAATCATCCGAGAGGCGGAGGCTCGTTTCTTCGGCCATCGCGGCAAGCTCGGCCAGTTCCCGGCCGCCAAGGGCGCCGACCATGATCGCCCAGCCGCTGCGCTTTCCCCGGACGCGATGCTCGATGCCCGCCCCCGGTCCTTCGCCGACCGGCTCGATCGGTCCCGTCGCCTTCAACGCGACGAAGCTTTCCCCCGAGCGCAGCACCAGGAAATCTTCTCCCGCGATATGGTCGTCGAAGACGGAGAGCGGCGCATAGGCATGGGTGAAGGCAAGGCGCGGGTTTTCGCCGAGGTCGCTCAGGAACAGGCAGCAGTTCCGGTGCTGGCCGACGCGCGGCATGACGCCGTTGCCCGCCCAGTAGGACGGCCTGTCCGTGCCCCAGGGGTCGTCCGCGCCCGGGTGATTGACCCAGACGCGGGCCATGGGATGACCTGCAGCCTGCACGTCGATGAGGTGCTGCTGGTGGCCTTTTGCACCGGGCGCCGCATCGATGCTCGCGGAAAGCTGCACGCCTGCGGTCTTGTAAAGCGCAAGCCGGGCCGCCCGTCCGTAGCCCTGCACGTAATGGGCGGAAATTGCCCGGCCTTCGGGCGGGTCGACGAACTGGCCAACATCTTCAGGTGGAACATAATCGCCGGCACAGAACATCGGCAGCGCCGCCACACCGCGATTGAGCCAGCCGGTTCCGAAGGCGATGGTTGCAAAGGGCGCGAGTTCCGACAGCGGCCCGGCGCGCAGCTCCTTGTCATAGGCCCTGCCCATCGACCCGGCGGAGACGCCGTTGATTGTGTGCAGCGCGATCATGGAAAACAGCCGGTCGAGAATCGTCTCGGCCCGCGCCCTGAGCCCCTCACCGGCAAAGCGCTGCAGCGCCAGAAGGCCGATGAAATCGATCGGGTAATAGGCCGCCGAGTTCCATTCGGCGAGACCGTGATCCTCGACCGCATCGAACCAGCGCGCGAGACGCTTTTCCGCGAGGGCAGCATGCGCGCGCCCGTTCATGCCGGAATTGGCAAAGACGTTCTCCGCGAACAATCCGCCGGCGATCAGTTCAGCGACATGGAAGCAGAGGACGTGGTTCTCGCTCCAGAACCACATCGTGTCATTGCCCGGCTCGTCCATCCAGTAACGATAGCCGAGAATGGCCGCCTCGATGCGCGTACGAAGTGAAGGCGGCAGCGCTTCGCGATGATCGGCATAGATCCACAACAGCGGAACGATGACGAAGTCCGAGCAGTCCCGCCGCGTGTCGATCGCATCGAGCGTGTCCTCGAGCGCCGCGCGGTCGCCCTCGTCGAGATCGCGGCCGAGCGCAAGGCGGGCCAGAACGCGCCCGATCCTGAGTTCGCCGTGCTCCGCGAGCCAGGAAAGCCCCGCCCGCTTGCGCGCGTCGAGATCGCCGGTCAGACGCTGCGGCCTCTCATCCCGCAGAAGCGCGAAGGCAATCGTGCGGTTGATGCGGCTTTCGCCGAGCGAAAACGCGATATTCAGTTCGTGATAGCCATCGGGAAGACCCTCAGGCAGGGCGAATGCCACCTCCTTATCGCCAACCG
This window of the Martelella lutilitoris genome carries:
- a CDS encoding SDR family oxidoreductase; the protein is MTDNTILVTGASGKLGRETLDILLASGKAADQIIATTRTVEKLADYAKKGVDVRRADFNDPASLAEAFAGATRIAIISTDAIDPGSDRVVQHAAAVEAAKKAGAEHLVYTSLPDPEHSKISFAPDHLGSEKAVIASGLSYTILRNSWYQENLLMSLPHAFSQGVWASAAGDGKQSFIGHEDCARAIAAALLSDSDENSILTLNDGDSRTVEDIAVLASEITGKPLKVDHISSETLREGLAAAGLPPFVIDLSVSADENIRAGGFNIVNDDFERLTGRKPRSLRAFFEENKAAF
- a CDS encoding pyridoxine 5'-phosphate synthase; the protein is MAARLSVNLNAIAQLRNRRDLPWPSVRHLGRIALDAGAYGLTVHPRPDQRHIRFSDLPVIRALIDDEFPQAEFNIEGFPSDHFIGLCLESQPEQVTLVPDDPAQSTSDHGWDFIAGRDLLKRTVARLKKKRIRVSLFADGDSGRAQLEAARDSGADRIELYTGPYGGAYDRPEQQKAIAAQLGETAAIALELGLGVNAGHDLTVGNLPLLANHIPHLAEVSIGHGLTADALEYGMAETVRRFRRACGEHV
- a CDS encoding glycoside hydrolase family 88/105 protein — its product is MHHDRQELLGYLQNVATGLSRIRGINETAPITEGTFSIQFDEWDWEIGVGVYGLYRHACQTGDLDLIGALADWYEWQISRGLPPRQVNSTAPMLALSFLIDDVDRPEWEALVKDWAEWLMTGLARTEDGGFQHVVKERMNDGELWDDTLFMTCLFLARAGKRFDRPDWVEEAVYQFMIHTRYLGDAKSGLWYHGWTFKGRHNFANALWARGNSWITIAIPELFSIVETLPPATHRYLTNVLSSQVSALAELQNEEGFFYTLLDDPSAPIEASATAGIAYGISRGISLGILPRTFRPVADKAFRAVLGCIGDDGIVAHVSDGTPMGHTLDFYRRIPDIPAPYGQALTMLMLVDALALSAETERSRVS